A stretch of Vigna angularis cultivar LongXiaoDou No.4 chromosome 4, ASM1680809v1, whole genome shotgun sequence DNA encodes these proteins:
- the LOC108331379 gene encoding probable WRKY transcription factor 43: MEKHQVMLPTACTSSTALSSHFKHVEKQVSEISSQNQSDKEAKHHRYAFQTRSAVDVLDDGYQWRKYGKKIVKNNSFPRSYYRCAHRECNVKKQIQRSNDEEIVVTTYEGTHTHPVDKSVETFDQILGNLLNNAPPTLE; encoded by the exons ATGGAGAAACACCAAGTTATGCTCCCTACCGCATGTACCTCATCAACAGCTTTATCCTCTCATTTTAAACATGTTGAGAAACAGGTTTCAGAGATCTCATCTCAGAACCAAAGTGACAAGGAAGCTAAGCACCACCGATATGCATTTCAAACGAGAAGCGCTGTTGATGTTCTGGATGATGGGTACCAGTGGAGAAAATATGGGAAAAAGATAGTCAAAAACAATAGTTTTCCAAG AAGTTACTACAGGTGTGCTCATCGAGAGTGCAATGTTAAGAAACAAATCCAGCGTTCCAACGATGAAGAGATTGTGGTCACAACCTACGAAGGAACACATACACACCCTGTGGATAAATCAGTGGAAACCTTCGACCAGATCTTGGGCAACCTACTCAATAATGCACCTCCCACATTGGAATAG
- the LOC108330267 gene encoding uncharacterized protein LOC108330267 yields the protein MKASQSRQKSYADRRRKPLEFAAGDHVFLRVTPTTGVGRVIRARKLSPRYLGPYQILKCIGSVAYEVVMPPQLANLHPVFHFSQLRKYVSDSSHVLEAEDVQVKEDLSVEVQPVRVEESQTKQPRGKTVKLVKVVWDARTGDFTWELEDKMKESYPHLFAGKSNFRG from the coding sequence ATGAAGGCGTCTCAGAGCCGACAAAAATCATATGCTGATCGGAGGCGGAAACCATTAGAGTTTGCAGCTGGGGATCATGTGTTCCTCCGAGTGACTCCGACTACTGGTGTAGGAAGAGTCATTCGTGCTAGAAAATTATCTCCTAGGTACCTTGGTCCTTACCAGATTCTGAAGTGTATAGGATCGGTTGCCTATGAAGTAGTCATGCCGCCTCAGCTTGCTAATCTTCATCCAGTATTCCACTTTTCTCAACTCAGAAAGTATGTGTCGGACTCTTCACATGTATTGGAGGCTGAAGATGTCCAAGTTAAGGAAGACTTGTCAGTGGAGGTGCAACCGGTTAGAGTTGAGGAAAGCCAAACCAAACAGCCTAGGGGGAAGACTGTCAAACTCGTCAAGGTAGTTTGGGATGCTAGGACAGGCGACTTTACCTGGGAGCTAGAGGACAAGATGAAGGAATCTTATCCCCACCTATTCGCTGGTAAGTCTAATTTTCGgggatga